One window of the Thiohalophilus sp. genome contains the following:
- a CDS encoding MBL fold metallo-hydrolase, whose translation MLQHFKTALITTLFSLLASTVSAAETLKLEQLADNAYAIVGELGNRSVENLANNATFGFVVTDAGVVLIDPGGVYQGAGALQAVIRTVTDKPVTHVINTGGQDHRWMGNDYFKQQGAAIIASARAVEDQKTRARDQFSRLASLMGSEAIEATRPVHADKTFDTELKLKVGDTVFEIRHAGQAHTPGDSFVWLPQEKIMYTGDIVYTERMLSIRDYSSSKNWIESFRAMAAYEPEVVVPGHGAPTSLDKARADTYDYLVFLRESIAEFMDNGGDISEIGRIDQSRFDYLANYEDLAGRNAQRVYSELEWE comes from the coding sequence ATGCTTCAACATTTCAAGACCGCCCTGATCACCACACTATTTTCCCTGCTGGCTTCAACGGTTTCGGCCGCGGAGACTCTGAAGCTGGAACAACTTGCCGATAATGCCTATGCCATCGTCGGCGAACTGGGCAATCGCAGCGTCGAGAACTTGGCCAACAATGCCACCTTCGGTTTTGTTGTCACCGATGCCGGTGTGGTATTGATCGACCCGGGCGGTGTTTATCAGGGCGCCGGGGCGCTGCAGGCCGTCATCCGTACGGTAACGGACAAACCGGTCACTCATGTGATTAACACCGGCGGGCAGGATCATCGCTGGATGGGTAACGACTATTTCAAGCAACAGGGGGCGGCCATTATCGCCAGCGCCCGTGCAGTGGAAGACCAGAAGACGCGCGCCCGGGACCAGTTCTCCCGCCTGGCCAGCCTGATGGGCAGCGAGGCGATCGAGGCCACCCGGCCGGTACATGCGGACAAGACCTTCGATACCGAGCTGAAACTGAAGGTCGGCGACACGGTTTTTGAAATCCGTCACGCCGGTCAGGCGCACACCCCCGGTGACAGTTTTGTCTGGCTGCCGCAGGAGAAGATTATGTACACCGGCGACATTGTCTATACCGAGCGCATGCTGAGCATCCGCGATTATTCCAGCAGTAAAAACTGGATAGAGAGTTTTCGCGCCATGGCGGCCTATGAACCGGAAGTGGTGGTCCCGGGCCACGGTGCCCCGACCAGCCTCGACAAGGCCCGCGCCGATACCTACGACTACCTGGTGTTCCTGCGCGAGTCGATCGCGGAATTTATGGATAACGGCGGGGATATTTCCGAGATTGGCCGTATCGATCAGTCCCGGTTCGATTATCTGGCCAACTACGAGGATCTGGCCGGGCGCAATGCCCAGCGGGTTTACTCCGAACTCGAGTGGGAATAA
- a CDS encoding autotransporter assembly complex family protein yields the protein MCKMQKWLLTLVACVFCNPLVAQISLSVEIRGVEADFENNVRLYLSLEQQKNSPLLTEGRLKRLHDKATEEIANALKPYGYYRPEINGELNQPGPGQWQAIYTIDKGPALPVVEFELILGEELKQDPAFSDLAANLPLQQGGVFNHLEYESIKNNLAELAATRGYFEARFVKHRVEIDLDSYEARVRLHYEGGPRYNFGEVSLQQDVIDPALLQRYIPFKQGEPYNLNQVIELQYALNDSDYFSRVEVSPGQPQAASQEVPVNVRLTPRKPHRYTLGLGYGTDTGARAKFGWEMPRLNRSGHRISTDARVSEIGYSLGVRYRVPVLDPRTDQIIYSAGVVNEETDTSESTLRTVGVSLNRGRGQWRESIGLHYQQEDFVVAEDQGDSTLLIPSVDWSRTWGRGFVHVLDGVRFDIGLRGASEQLVSDTDFYQVQGGLKGIISLGANNRFIARGRFGSTVTDEFNQLPSSVRFFAGGAQSVRGYAYESLGPVDDSGRVVGGKHLMTGSIEFEHSLGGKWGVAVFYDAGNAIDDFDEKLERGAGLGLRWKSPIGPVRIDFASAITRPGDPWRIHINIGPDL from the coding sequence ATGTGCAAGATGCAAAAATGGCTGTTGACCCTGGTGGCCTGTGTTTTCTGCAATCCGCTTGTTGCACAAATCAGCCTGAGTGTGGAGATACGCGGAGTCGAGGCCGACTTTGAAAACAATGTCCGTCTCTATCTGAGCCTTGAGCAGCAAAAAAACAGTCCCCTGCTGACAGAAGGCCGCCTCAAGCGCCTGCATGACAAGGCTACAGAAGAAATCGCCAATGCGTTAAAACCCTATGGTTACTACCGACCAGAAATCAACGGCGAGCTGAACCAGCCAGGCCCCGGTCAGTGGCAGGCCATCTATACGATAGACAAGGGCCCCGCCTTGCCAGTGGTGGAATTTGAACTGATACTCGGCGAGGAGTTGAAGCAGGATCCGGCATTTTCAGACCTGGCGGCCAATTTGCCATTACAACAGGGCGGTGTATTCAACCATCTTGAGTATGAGTCGATCAAGAATAACCTGGCTGAACTGGCCGCCACGCGGGGTTATTTTGAGGCGCGCTTTGTTAAACACCGGGTAGAGATCGATCTGGACAGCTATGAGGCGCGTGTTCGCCTGCATTACGAGGGCGGCCCACGTTATAATTTTGGCGAGGTTTCACTGCAGCAGGATGTGATCGACCCGGCATTGCTGCAACGTTATATCCCGTTCAAACAGGGCGAACCCTATAACCTCAATCAGGTTATCGAACTGCAATATGCGCTCAACGACAGCGATTACTTCTCCCGTGTCGAGGTCTCCCCCGGCCAGCCACAGGCGGCATCACAAGAAGTCCCCGTCAATGTCAGGCTGACCCCACGCAAGCCGCACCGTTATACGCTGGGGCTGGGTTACGGGACGGATACCGGCGCTCGCGCAAAATTTGGTTGGGAGATGCCGCGCCTGAACCGATCGGGCCATCGCATCAGCACCGATGCCCGGGTATCGGAGATTGGGTACAGCCTCGGCGTTCGTTACCGGGTGCCGGTACTCGATCCGCGTACCGATCAGATCATTTACAGCGCCGGGGTGGTTAACGAGGAAACCGACACCAGCGAAAGTACATTGCGTACTGTTGGCGTCAGCCTGAATCGCGGACGGGGTCAGTGGCGTGAATCCATCGGACTGCACTATCAACAGGAAGACTTTGTCGTCGCCGAGGATCAGGGTGATTCAACCCTGCTCATCCCCAGTGTCGACTGGAGTCGTACCTGGGGTCGTGGGTTCGTGCATGTGCTGGATGGTGTGCGTTTTGATATCGGTTTGCGCGGCGCCAGTGAGCAACTGGTTTCCGATACCGACTTTTATCAGGTTCAGGGTGGACTGAAGGGCATCATCTCGCTGGGTGCCAATAACCGGTTTATCGCCCGCGGCCGGTTCGGCAGTACGGTGACCGATGAGTTTAACCAACTGCCGTCGTCGGTACGCTTTTTTGCCGGTGGCGCACAAAGCGTGCGTGGTTATGCCTATGAATCCCTGGGACCGGTGGATGACAGTGGCCGGGTGGTCGGTGGCAAGCACCTGATGACCGGCAGTATCGAGTTCGAGCACAGTCTCGGCGGCAAGTGGGGCGTGGCCGTGTTCTATGACGCCGGCAACGCTATCGACGATTTCGATGAGAAACTCGAACGCGGCGCCGGCCTGGGACTACGCTGGAAGTCGCCCATCGGTCCGGTGCGCATCGATTTTGCTTCGGCGATCACGCGACCGGGCGATCCCTGGCGAATACATATCAACATAGGTCCGGATCTGTGA
- a CDS encoding motility protein A, producing MNPSTLIGMLAGVGLLFYVLNIGAEDPAAYINLPGLAIVLVGTLAATFIAYPLREVLRVFRVFGIVLRHEKSSLHDDMEELTEIARLWFQGKLQAVEQKLTTSTNPFLRTGVQLVIDLAPMDDIVSMLQWRISRMRARERAEAQIFRSMASFAPAFGMIGTLVGLINMMLILDKSEISQIGQYMGVALITTFYGILLANLIFKPIALKLERRTEQRLVVMNMILEGVMLISQKRNPAFVRETLRSFMAQYRDDIRDQPYEDLPDEQKDTGVDIYADKQQDSKS from the coding sequence ATGAATCCATCGACGTTAATCGGCATGCTGGCCGGTGTGGGGCTGTTGTTTTATGTGCTGAATATCGGCGCGGAGGATCCGGCGGCCTATATCAATCTGCCGGGCCTGGCGATTGTGCTGGTGGGCACCCTGGCGGCGACTTTTATCGCCTATCCCCTGCGCGAAGTGCTGCGCGTGTTCCGGGTGTTCGGGATTGTATTACGCCACGAGAAGTCGTCCCTGCACGATGATATGGAAGAGCTGACGGAAATTGCCCGTCTCTGGTTTCAGGGCAAGCTGCAGGCCGTCGAACAGAAGCTGACCACTTCCACCAACCCGTTTTTACGCACCGGCGTGCAGCTGGTGATCGATCTTGCGCCAATGGACGATATCGTTTCCATGTTGCAGTGGCGCATCTCGCGCATGCGGGCACGGGAACGGGCCGAGGCGCAAATCTTCCGCAGTATGGCTTCGTTCGCACCGGCCTTTGGCATGATCGGAACCCTGGTCGGGTTGATCAATATGATGCTGATCCTGGATAAAAGCGAGATTTCCCAGATTGGTCAATATATGGGTGTGGCACTGATTACTACCTTTTACGGCATTTTGCTGGCCAACCTGATTTTCAAACCGATTGCGCTCAAGCTGGAACGACGTACCGAACAGCGCCTGGTGGTGATGAACATGATCCTCGAGGGCGTCATGCTGATCTCGCAAAAGCGCAACCCCGCCTTTGTTCGCGAAACCCTGCGCTCGTTCATGGCCCAGTACCGGGATGACATACGCGATCAACCCTACGAAGATCTGCCCGACGAGCAAAAAGACACAGGGGTCGATATTTACGCCGACAAACAGCAGGACAGCAAATCATGA
- a CDS encoding translocation/assembly module TamB domain-containing protein, translated as MRQELKKNLLAMLLLLLLLAGSGLFWLVATESGLRWAYQQSSDFIPGELRIGKLEGRLFGRITATDLVYQHADTRVVLEQARLKWRPFELLTGSLVVSQLHVQSVSVTLPAAQQSTAEQEVELPDIRLPVAVALEDIRVDNIRITRDEQQVVLQQLTLDARSQGNSILIDRFDVAAKAFDVHIDGTLKPVGNYQHKLNMQWQLRLPQQPKLSGQGQSRGNLDRLTLQQTISGPLQMTLNGEARDLLNALRWQANVNVSEFNTAQLNTDWPAITGSLQLQGKGDRQTASLSGRMDGEYPGQGPFSGNVKLQLAQNGSLVLEQLRLQAPATETVLNAEGNWTPGDGGIQSGELALQLDWENLRWPLSGDAWIDSASGEGRIDGKPDQYRIALSADHPLPQTPPSTWQVNAIGDADGLDFDTLRIVALDGETTLTGRLDWSPRLAWDVRVTGNNLNPAVQWPQWPGRLNAGLTSTGQVQAGQVIAQADITRLSGELRGQPVNLRSRLAWEAGQIQVKQFDLESGSATVNAQGQLGKHMSLDWSVDADDLAMLYPRAGGQLQATGKLGGTQGEPIIQATFNGKAMSLPEYHIGNISGNLDVDLFRWQQVNIDLVVEALDVHNQKIDRLEIKADPAQLQLVAMDDGNTARVELKGAASAEGWRGRIEAIDLLSTEFDNWHLQQPVALNLIRNNFELAPFCVQSGDASVCGEVQQTGERWRSQLELVNFPLQVFSPWLPSDLIIEGVANATAAWQLNAPKQLTGRARIELPAGSVTYPVLEGEVERWEYRTGSLDLSVDEKGIRATSNLAMGNGDQFQARLVLPDAQLLNLVRDTQPMQGSASVTINQLGIIEALLPDVQDLDGKLAMKLDVGGTLANPRYSGKANLDQGRLRIPRLGLQLEQVRMNAHSDVLNKLNYELIAHSGDGDLRLQGETRLDNQAGWPTTITIKGENVEVARIPEARVNITPDLQLKLQGRNINISGEVHVPFARLQPKDVTTAARVSEDVVIVGGEEHVEEPWQITTRVRVTLGDRVSLYGFGFDGRLGGDLLLTDSPGELTTAIGEINVVEGRYTAYGQRLTVEHGRLLYTGGPVSNPGLDLRAIRQVNNVTAGIRVRGSLNQPEVELFSIPAMGQTDALAYLMLGRPLETASGEEGSMMAKAALALSLSGGDSLARQIGDRFGLDEMRVEASDTGEQASLVMGRYLAPRLYVSYGVGIVESFNTLSVRYQLSDRWYIKGESGEHQSADILFTIDR; from the coding sequence ATGCGCCAGGAGCTGAAAAAAAACCTGCTCGCCATGCTCCTGCTGCTGTTATTGCTTGCGGGCAGCGGCTTATTCTGGCTAGTTGCGACCGAAAGCGGTTTGCGCTGGGCCTATCAACAGAGCAGCGACTTCATTCCCGGCGAATTACGCATCGGCAAACTCGAAGGGCGGCTGTTCGGTCGCATCACCGCCACCGATCTGGTTTATCAGCATGCGGATACCCGGGTTGTCCTTGAACAGGCAAGGCTGAAGTGGCGGCCCTTTGAGTTACTGACGGGCAGTCTGGTTGTCAGCCAACTGCATGTCCAGTCCGTGTCTGTCACACTGCCCGCCGCACAACAAAGCACGGCGGAGCAGGAAGTTGAGCTGCCGGACATTCGTTTGCCGGTGGCGGTGGCACTCGAGGATATCCGGGTCGATAACATCCGGATCACGCGGGATGAGCAGCAAGTTGTCCTGCAACAGCTCACGCTTGATGCCAGAAGCCAGGGCAATAGCATTCTTATCGACCGGTTCGATGTGGCTGCGAAGGCGTTTGATGTGCATATCGACGGGACGTTGAAACCGGTCGGTAATTATCAGCACAAGCTGAATATGCAATGGCAACTTCGTTTGCCGCAGCAACCGAAATTGAGCGGCCAGGGTCAGAGCCGGGGCAATCTGGACAGGCTTACATTACAACAGACGATCAGCGGCCCGCTGCAGATGACGCTCAACGGCGAGGCCCGCGATCTGTTAAACGCGTTACGCTGGCAGGCGAACGTGAATGTCAGCGAGTTCAATACGGCACAACTCAACACGGATTGGCCCGCGATTACCGGCAGTTTGCAGTTACAGGGCAAAGGCGATCGACAGACGGCTTCACTCAGCGGGCGGATGGATGGTGAATATCCAGGGCAGGGTCCCTTTTCGGGGAACGTAAAACTACAACTGGCACAGAATGGATCACTTGTTCTCGAACAGCTGCGTCTGCAAGCGCCAGCCACGGAAACCGTGCTCAATGCCGAAGGTAACTGGACGCCCGGCGATGGCGGTATTCAAAGCGGCGAACTGGCCTTGCAACTGGATTGGGAAAACCTGCGCTGGCCGCTGAGTGGTGATGCCTGGATAGACAGTGCCAGTGGCGAAGGCCGCATCGACGGCAAACCGGATCAGTATCGGATCGCCCTCAGCGCGGATCATCCGCTGCCGCAGACGCCCCCCTCGACCTGGCAGGTCAATGCCATCGGCGATGCCGATGGGCTTGATTTCGACACGTTGCGGATCGTGGCGCTGGATGGTGAAACCACCCTGACAGGCCGGCTCGACTGGTCACCGCGACTCGCCTGGGATGTGCGGGTCACAGGCAACAATCTCAATCCTGCCGTGCAGTGGCCACAATGGCCCGGTCGGTTAAATGCTGGTCTCACTTCGACGGGGCAGGTACAGGCGGGTCAGGTCATAGCACAGGCCGACATAACCCGACTCAGTGGCGAGTTACGCGGTCAGCCGGTGAATCTGCGCAGCCGACTGGCCTGGGAGGCGGGCCAGATACAGGTAAAACAGTTTGACCTCGAATCGGGATCGGCCACGGTGAATGCGCAGGGCCAGCTGGGTAAACACATGAGTCTTGACTGGTCCGTTGATGCCGACGATCTGGCCATGCTTTATCCGCGGGCCGGTGGCCAGCTGCAGGCCACGGGCAAGCTCGGTGGCACGCAGGGCGAGCCGATCATCCAGGCGACGTTTAACGGCAAGGCGATGAGTCTGCCGGAATATCACATTGGCAACATCAGCGGTAATCTGGATGTGGATCTGTTTCGCTGGCAACAGGTCAATATCGATCTTGTCGTCGAGGCGCTTGACGTACATAACCAGAAGATTGACCGGCTAGAAATCAAGGCCGATCCGGCACAGTTACAGCTGGTTGCCATGGATGACGGGAACACGGCACGCGTGGAACTCAAAGGAGCGGCCAGTGCGGAGGGTTGGCGCGGGCGGATCGAGGCGATTGATCTTCTGAGCACGGAATTTGACAACTGGCATCTGCAACAGCCGGTCGCCCTGAACCTGATAAGAAATAACTTTGAACTTGCTCCTTTCTGTGTACAGTCTGGCGACGCCAGTGTTTGCGGCGAGGTACAACAAACCGGGGAGCGCTGGCGCTCACAGCTCGAGCTGGTTAACTTTCCGTTACAGGTATTCTCACCCTGGTTACCGTCTGATCTGATCATTGAAGGTGTCGCTAATGCCACAGCCGCCTGGCAGCTGAATGCCCCGAAGCAACTGACCGGCCGGGCTCGCATCGAGTTACCGGCAGGCAGTGTCACCTATCCCGTCCTCGAAGGAGAAGTGGAACGCTGGGAGTATCGCACGGGCAGTCTCGATCTGAGTGTGGACGAGAAGGGAATACGGGCGACATCAAACCTGGCCATGGGTAACGGCGATCAATTTCAGGCGAGACTGGTCTTGCCCGATGCGCAATTGCTGAACCTCGTGCGTGATACCCAGCCCATGCAGGGCAGCGCCAGTGTGACGATTAACCAGCTCGGTATTATCGAAGCGCTGTTACCCGATGTACAGGATCTCGACGGTAAGCTGGCGATGAAGCTTGATGTTGGCGGAACGCTGGCCAACCCGCGCTACAGCGGCAAGGCGAATCTTGATCAGGGCCGGCTGCGCATCCCCCGCCTCGGGTTGCAACTGGAACAAGTTCGCATGAATGCGCATAGCGATGTGCTGAACAAATTGAATTACGAATTGATAGCCCACTCCGGTGATGGCGATTTGCGATTACAGGGTGAAACCAGACTGGACAACCAGGCCGGCTGGCCAACGACGATCACTATAAAAGGTGAAAACGTCGAGGTGGCGCGCATCCCCGAAGCCCGGGTTAATATTACCCCCGATCTGCAACTCAAGCTGCAGGGGCGCAATATTAATATCAGTGGCGAAGTCCACGTGCCCTTTGCGCGCCTGCAGCCCAAAGATGTTACCACCGCGGCACGGGTCTCGGAGGACGTGGTGATCGTCGGCGGCGAGGAGCATGTCGAAGAGCCATGGCAAATCACCACCCGGGTGCGAGTAACGCTGGGGGATCGGGTGAGCCTGTACGGCTTCGGCTTCGACGGACGGCTGGGCGGCGATCTGCTGTTGACGGACAGTCCCGGCGAACTGACCACCGCGATCGGCGAGATCAACGTGGTCGAAGGTCGCTATACCGCCTACGGCCAGCGTCTCACGGTGGAACACGGTCGCCTGCTGTATACGGGTGGCCCGGTCAGCAACCCCGGCCTGGATCTGCGCGCGATACGCCAGGTGAATAACGTCACCGCCGGAATCCGCGTGCGCGGCAGCCTCAATCAACCGGAAGTGGAACTATTCTCCATCCCGGCCATGGGCCAGACCGATGCACTGGCCTACCTGATGCTGGGCCGCCCGCTGGAAACAGCGTCCGGCGAGGAAGGCAGCATGATGGCCAAAGCGGCACTGGCCTTGAGCCTGAGCGGCGGCGACAGTCTGGCACGGCAGATCGGCGATCGTTTCGGGCTGGATGAAATGCGCGTCGAAGCCAGTGACACCGGCGAACAGGCTTCGCTGGTCATGGGCCGCTACCTGGCACCCAGACTCTATGTTAGCTACGGCGTGGGGATTGTCGAGTCCTTCAACACGCTGAGCGTGCGATATCAGTTATCCGACCGCTGGTATATCAAGGGCGAAAGCGGCGAGCACCAGAGCGCCGATATTCTGTTTACCATCGATCGCTGA
- a CDS encoding OmpA/MotB family protein, giving the protein MSQWQAAMGQSSKARNNLAIQSLDDPEAQDTEGESWLISYLDTLTLLLTMFVVLLTFADFTDEETPEAVKVVPKPEVVPRPPIESKREPVEEAVTPLGGVLLDGLDDSVQVQVEKDRVNLVISDRILFDVAEAELRPQGLATLDPLIPILKNEPHRITVEGHTDNLPITTDQFPSNWELASARAASVVRYLQRQGIASDRLRAVGYADTRPVAKNDNPEGRSANRRVEIVIHHKSGQTQQDLQIE; this is encoded by the coding sequence ATGAGCCAGTGGCAGGCGGCGATGGGGCAAAGCAGCAAGGCACGCAATAACCTGGCTATCCAGAGCCTGGATGATCCCGAGGCCCAGGATACCGAGGGCGAAAGCTGGCTGATCTCCTACCTCGATACCCTGACCCTGCTGCTGACGATGTTCGTCGTTCTGCTGACCTTTGCCGACTTCACCGACGAGGAAACGCCCGAGGCCGTCAAGGTGGTGCCAAAGCCGGAGGTCGTTCCCCGGCCGCCAATCGAATCGAAGCGGGAGCCGGTCGAGGAGGCGGTAACTCCGCTGGGCGGTGTGCTGCTGGACGGCCTGGATGATTCGGTTCAGGTCCAGGTGGAAAAAGATCGGGTCAACCTGGTGATCAGCGATCGCATCCTGTTCGATGTGGCCGAGGCCGAGCTGAGGCCACAAGGACTGGCAACCCTCGATCCCCTGATCCCGATTCTGAAAAACGAACCACACCGGATCACGGTGGAGGGGCATACCGACAACCTCCCGATTACCACCGACCAGTTTCCCTCAAACTGGGAACTGGCCTCGGCCCGTGCCGCCAGCGTGGTGCGCTATCTGCAACGCCAGGGTATCGCCTCCGATCGCCTGCGTGCGGTCGGTTATGCCGACACCCGGCCTGTGGCAAAGAACGACAACCCCGAAGGGCGCTCGGCCAACCGGCGGGTGGAAATCGTGATTCATCATAAATCCGGGCAGACCCAACAGGACTTGCAGATCGAATAA
- a CDS encoding MBL fold metallo-hydrolase — MKPIKYLVFALVFMPMTIFAHEPQLPLDFEQHTLEQVSQHIHVVHGTQSLPNPQTRGFMNNPSAILTHGGIIIVDPGSSAEIGRQLLTKLRKITDKPVIAVFNTHVHGDHWLGNQGIRETYPEVPIYAHTRMLERVEAGEGGTWVQLFMGMTEGAVEGTRVIGPNIGLSGGEVLSLDGITLKIHHTGHAHTDHDLMIEVVNDKGLFFGDIVSSRRVPNSDVPQDASFKGSIAAIKAMLDEDIAVYIPGHGRSGGREVPESSLLFLEALNASVTHYFNQGLQSYEMKDKVIDDLAEYQDWNNFNEIGRVINFVFQEVEQDNF, encoded by the coding sequence ATGAAGCCCATTAAATATCTTGTTTTTGCACTTGTTTTCATGCCGATGACAATATTTGCCCATGAACCACAGCTTCCGCTTGATTTTGAGCAACATACGCTCGAACAGGTAAGCCAGCATATTCATGTTGTTCATGGCACCCAGTCACTCCCCAACCCGCAAACCCGCGGTTTTATGAATAACCCTTCGGCGATTTTGACTCACGGTGGAATCATCATTGTTGATCCAGGAAGCAGCGCTGAAATCGGCCGGCAACTGCTGACAAAGCTTCGCAAGATCACTGATAAACCTGTTATCGCCGTGTTCAATACCCATGTCCATGGCGATCACTGGCTGGGGAATCAGGGCATCCGGGAAACCTATCCTGAAGTTCCGATTTATGCGCATACGCGGATGCTCGAACGCGTTGAAGCCGGTGAAGGTGGGACCTGGGTTCAGCTGTTTATGGGCATGACCGAAGGCGCGGTTGAAGGCACCCGGGTAATTGGGCCGAATATCGGCCTCTCCGGCGGAGAGGTTCTGAGCCTGGATGGCATTACACTGAAAATCCATCATACCGGCCACGCGCATACCGACCATGATCTTATGATAGAAGTTGTTAATGACAAGGGGCTGTTTTTTGGTGACATCGTCTCTTCCCGGCGCGTTCCAAACTCTGACGTCCCGCAAGATGCGAGTTTCAAGGGTTCTATTGCCGCGATCAAAGCCATGCTGGATGAGGATATTGCTGTTTATATCCCCGGTCACGGTCGCAGTGGCGGTCGGGAAGTCCCCGAATCATCTCTTCTTTTTCTTGAAGCGCTGAATGCGTCAGTCACCCACTACTTCAACCAGGGACTGCAAAGCTACGAGATGAAGGACAAAGTGATTGACGATCTTGCTGAATACCAGGACTGGAACAACTTTAACGAGATAGGACGGGTGATCAATTTTGTATTCCAGGAAGTGGAGCAGGATAATTTCTGA
- a CDS encoding cell wall hydrolase → MDKIWEKLRELTWPSTWYGWRLGLQSWWYTRDKPRLAVAAGVFALLVAIPLGISALNNQIQQDRQATRDLRCLTLNVYHEARGESLAGQYAVAEVTLNRVASERFPDTLCEVVHEQRWDRIRKRHVGAFSWTELELTADRSDPAYKTARRVAGDVYYRRHDPRVEGALFYHASYIRPSWARSKQKVATIGRHIFYK, encoded by the coding sequence ATGGATAAAATATGGGAAAAATTGCGTGAGTTAACCTGGCCGTCTACCTGGTATGGCTGGCGGTTGGGACTGCAATCCTGGTGGTATACGCGGGACAAACCCCGGCTGGCTGTTGCAGCCGGCGTGTTTGCGCTGTTAGTGGCGATCCCGCTGGGCATTTCGGCATTGAACAACCAGATACAGCAGGACAGGCAGGCAACGCGTGATTTGCGCTGTCTGACGCTGAATGTTTATCACGAGGCGCGCGGCGAGTCGCTTGCCGGCCAGTACGCCGTGGCGGAAGTGACCCTGAACCGTGTAGCCTCAGAGCGCTTTCCGGACACGTTGTGTGAAGTGGTGCATGAACAGCGCTGGGACAGAATACGCAAACGGCATGTTGGCGCCTTTTCATGGACCGAACTTGAACTCACCGCCGACAGGAGCGATCCGGCCTATAAAACTGCCCGTCGGGTCGCCGGGGATGTCTATTACCGGCGCCACGATCCGCGGGTAGAAGGTGCCCTGTTTTACCATGCCAGTTATATCCGTCCCAGCTGGGCCCGTAGCAAGCAAAAAGTGGCCACGATCGGCCGGCATATTTTTTACAAATAG
- a CDS encoding serine hydrolase — translation MKRSPRNSLALLVAILALSSFFSQTGAQSGSYPGAEKSDPGRMGWMIGFPPPPEKLIMQPESDFFSFPKLRWTVCHIRELMPTKQVSRGINPPVPLERTIDDDIDAVTFSPMGSGKTMTWKESLSANYTDGILILHKGRVVYEKYFGCLDEMGKHTAMSMTKSLTGLLAEILVVEGRLDDTARVSSIIPELKDSAFGSASVRQVMDMTTALDYSEDYADPKADIWVYSKAASPLPKPEGYEGPNGYFEYLQTVKQDGVHGEAFGYRTINTDALGWIISRVTGKDLAHLLSQRIWRRMGAEQDGYMTVDARGTPFAGGGLSAGLRDLGRIGLLMLNGGEINSQRLFPQQVVENIRAGGDKKVFDKAGYKTLTGGSYHSMWWILHNKHGAYAARGVHGQTVYVDPTADMVIVRFASFPAATNAQIDPTSLPAYQAVAEYLMKK, via the coding sequence ATGAAGCGCTCGCCCCGTAATTCACTCGCACTGCTCGTAGCCATCCTGGCCCTCTCAAGCTTTTTTTCCCAAACCGGCGCGCAATCCGGTTCCTACCCGGGCGCCGAGAAATCCGACCCCGGGCGCATGGGCTGGATGATCGGTTTTCCGCCGCCGCCTGAGAAGTTGATCATGCAGCCGGAATCTGATTTTTTCAGCTTCCCGAAATTGCGATGGACGGTATGCCACATTCGGGAACTGATGCCCACCAAGCAAGTGAGTAGAGGTATCAACCCACCGGTCCCGCTGGAGCGCACGATCGATGACGATATTGACGCTGTGACTTTCTCGCCCATGGGTAGCGGAAAAACCATGACGTGGAAGGAATCTCTCTCGGCGAATTATACCGATGGCATTCTCATTCTTCACAAAGGCAGGGTCGTTTATGAGAAGTACTTCGGCTGTCTCGACGAGATGGGCAAGCATACCGCTATGTCGATGACCAAGTCCCTTACGGGACTTCTGGCCGAGATACTGGTGGTGGAGGGGCGGCTCGATGACACAGCCAGGGTCTCCTCAATCATCCCGGAACTCAAGGACAGTGCGTTTGGCAGCGCCAGCGTACGCCAGGTGATGGATATGACTACCGCCCTTGACTACAGTGAGGATTACGCCGATCCCAAGGCGGATATCTGGGTTTATTCAAAGGCGGCGAGCCCGTTACCAAAACCAGAGGGTTATGAAGGCCCAAATGGCTATTTTGAGTACCTGCAAACCGTCAAACAGGACGGCGTTCATGGCGAGGCTTTCGGCTACAGGACAATCAACACGGACGCACTTGGCTGGATTATCTCGCGGGTCACCGGCAAGGACCTTGCGCACCTATTGTCGCAGCGCATCTGGCGCAGAATGGGCGCGGAACAGGATGGATATATGACCGTGGATGCCAGGGGAACACCTTTTGCGGGCGGAGGGCTCAGTGCCGGCCTGCGAGACCTGGGGCGCATTGGCCTGCTAATGCTCAACGGTGGAGAGATAAATAGCCAACGGCTGTTCCCGCAACAGGTTGTGGAGAACATCCGGGCCGGTGGAGACAAGAAAGTCTTTGACAAGGCGGGTTACAAAACCCTAACAGGTGGCAGTTACCATAGTATGTGGTGGATACTCCATAACAAACATGGCGCCTACGCCGCACGAGGCGTTCATGGACAAACTGTCTACGTGGACCCGACCGCCGACATGGTCATTGTGCGTTTCGCGTCTTTTCCCGCGGCCACAAACGCACAGATTGACCCGACCTCGTTGCCCGCCTATCAAGCCGTGGCCGAATATTTAATGAAAAAGTGA